A genomic segment from Candidatus Brocadia sinica JPN1 encodes:
- a CDS encoding ABC transporter permease, translated as MQKRVTLGFFFTLFICTTFIPIVWMFGSSLYEDGRFSFVYYRDIFLTQRYVRVILNSLILASITTALSSLAGIPAGFFLSKTNLPLKNIFKICFLIPFIIPSYIVGIAWANLLGRTGFLNTLLSQYTPLSPEPISNFMYSLYGASFILSINLFPVVMLMTEYALKNVNPRLEESGLIAGNIFQVVRQITLPLVAPAILSSMMIVFILSLSEFGIPSLLQVNVLTTQIFTQFSAFYNAKAATAIAFPLIVITIMLMIVEQVYFRGKSFEILGRRASNNTIHYQERWLTVIGTLFCTFIFILCVIVPLTTLMVNSKTVSAYYDAFRLAKTGIKNTILYGFLGATFLTVVGFFLGYLSEKVQSKLRNSIAPFIWLFFAVPATVIGVGLIKVCNRPEGIFQFIYGSLWIIILGYGARFLPLSSRIMANYFKQVSNSTEEAGIVMGASWFRILKKIIVPLQGYGIVAAWLISFMFCVGELGTTILVYPPGHETLPITLFTVMVNSPVNIVSALSLIIVVMTLLPLGIFLATSRYFLTMEAKGSRVLR; from the coding sequence ATGCAAAAAAGAGTAACGTTGGGGTTTTTCTTTACGTTGTTTATCTGTACTACATTCATACCAATTGTGTGGATGTTCGGAAGCTCTCTCTATGAGGATGGTAGGTTTTCATTTGTTTATTACAGGGATATTTTTTTAACACAAAGATATGTAAGGGTTATCCTTAATAGTCTTATCCTTGCCTCTATCACAACCGCGTTATCTTCGCTTGCAGGTATTCCCGCAGGATTTTTTTTGTCGAAAACAAATCTTCCCCTGAAAAATATCTTTAAAATATGTTTTCTTATCCCATTTATTATACCATCTTACATAGTAGGTATTGCGTGGGCAAATTTATTAGGAAGGACAGGATTTTTGAATACCCTCCTGTCTCAATATACGCCGCTCTCCCCTGAGCCAATCTCAAACTTTATGTATAGTTTATATGGTGCTTCGTTTATCCTTTCGATAAATCTCTTTCCTGTCGTAATGTTAATGACTGAATACGCTCTAAAAAATGTAAATCCTCGGCTTGAAGAGAGCGGCCTTATAGCAGGGAATATTTTTCAGGTAGTACGACAAATTACATTACCCTTAGTTGCCCCTGCCATTCTTTCCAGCATGATGATTGTTTTTATACTGTCGCTTTCTGAGTTTGGGATACCGTCGTTATTGCAGGTTAATGTACTTACCACCCAGATATTTACCCAATTTAGCGCCTTTTATAATGCGAAGGCTGCAACGGCAATTGCCTTCCCACTCATCGTAATTACCATCATGCTTATGATAGTAGAGCAGGTTTATTTCCGGGGAAAGTCGTTTGAGATATTGGGAAGAAGGGCTTCAAATAATACGATACACTATCAAGAAAGATGGCTTACTGTTATAGGTACACTCTTCTGTACCTTTATTTTCATTCTCTGTGTTATTGTTCCCCTTACTACCCTTATGGTAAACAGTAAAACAGTATCGGCATATTATGATGCATTTCGTTTAGCAAAGACTGGTATCAAAAATACTATCCTCTACGGTTTTCTGGGAGCTACCTTCCTTACCGTTGTGGGTTTCTTTTTGGGTTATCTTTCAGAAAAAGTTCAATCAAAATTGAGAAACAGTATAGCGCCGTTTATTTGGCTATTTTTTGCAGTGCCTGCAACGGTGATAGGTGTCGGACTCATTAAGGTCTGCAATAGGCCTGAAGGTATATTCCAGTTTATCTATGGTTCTTTATGGATCATTATTTTGGGGTATGGGGCGCGTTTTTTGCCATTATCGAGCCGTATTATGGCAAATTATTTTAAGCAGGTTTCCAATTCAACAGAGGAAGCAGGCATAGTAATGGGTGCCTCATGGTTCCGCATTTTAAAGAAAATTATCGTGCCTTTACAAGGGTATGGGATAGTCGCTGCATGGTTGATTTCTTTCATGTTTTGTGTTGGAGAATTGGGTACAACGATACTGGTTTATCCACCGGGACACGAAACGCTTCCAATAACACTATTCACCGTGATGGTAAATAGTCCGGTAAACATTGTATCGGCGCTTTCTCTTATCATTGTGGTAATGACATTATTACCTCTCGGCATTTTCCTTGCGACCTCAAGATATTTCCTGACAATGGAAGCAAAGGGTAGCAGAGTCCTACGGTAA
- a CDS encoding extracellular solute-binding protein, with the protein MKFITLMIFVPLLFLRICLGGEVVVYTSEDKVFSEPILQQFEKRTGIKVRAIYDTEETKSTGLVNRLIAEKDNPRADVFWSGDPVRPVLLEMRGIITPYISISALDIPEIYKDNEGYWTGFSARARIILYNTNLVNTDEKPLSLFDLTKPKWRGQVAIANPLFGTTSIHMAALFITLGDEKARKFLQDLKANGVKIVSSNGEVKRLVARGEVMAGLTDTDDANVAIQEGSPVKIVFPNQQDMGTLIMPNMVCLIKNSPNPENGKKLIDFLLSKEVEKSLAWAPCAQMPLRYDVRTPADVLTIDAVKGMDVNYHDVAKKLEEIGEFLKQWVGQ; encoded by the coding sequence ATGAAATTTATTACCTTGATGATTTTCGTTCCGTTACTCTTCCTAAGAATATGCCTGGGAGGAGAAGTCGTTGTTTATACCTCAGAAGATAAGGTCTTCTCGGAACCTATTCTTCAACAGTTTGAGAAAAGAACAGGGATAAAGGTTCGTGCTATTTATGATACGGAAGAGACAAAGAGTACCGGTTTGGTTAACCGCCTGATTGCCGAAAAGGATAATCCACGGGCAGATGTGTTCTGGAGCGGGGATCCGGTACGGCCTGTATTACTTGAGATGAGAGGTATTATAACACCGTATATTTCAATTTCAGCGTTGGATATCCCGGAAATCTACAAGGATAACGAGGGGTATTGGACTGGTTTTTCCGCGCGTGCCCGCATTATTCTTTACAATACAAATCTCGTAAACACGGATGAGAAGCCATTATCCCTGTTTGATCTTACAAAGCCAAAATGGAGAGGGCAAGTTGCCATCGCAAACCCATTATTTGGCACTACCTCCATACATATGGCAGCCCTTTTTATTACATTGGGTGATGAAAAGGCAAGGAAATTTCTCCAGGACTTGAAAGCAAATGGGGTAAAAATTGTCTCATCGAATGGTGAGGTAAAACGACTTGTTGCAAGAGGAGAGGTTATGGCCGGTCTTACCGATACGGATGATGCGAACGTTGCTATTCAGGAGGGAAGTCCGGTAAAGATAGTGTTTCCGAACCAGCAAGATATGGGTACGCTTATTATGCCGAATATGGTTTGTCTTATAAAGAATAGCCCAAATCCAGAAAATGGGAAAAAATTAATTGATTTTCTTTTGAGTAAAGAAGTTGAAAAAAGCCTTGCATGGGCACCGTGCGCACAAATGCCACTGAGATACGATGTACGGACACCCGCGGACGTATTAACCATCGATGCCGTAAAAGGTATGGATGTTAATTATCATGACGTTGCGAAGAAGTTAGAAGAGATTGGAGAATTTCTCAAGCAATGGGTAGGGCAGTAA
- the lepA gene encoding translation elongation factor 4, which yields MSTDRIRNFCIIAHIDHGKSTLADRLLEKTNTITSREFRNQMLDDMDLERERGITIKASAVALKLARDGKEYNLNLIDTPGHVDFSYEVSRSLGACEGALLLVDASQGVEAQTVANAYLAMEHNLAIIPVISKIDLPQSRPYDVLTEMEKTLGIDPADALMVSAKTGEGVGEIFGAIIKRIPPPKGNPHAPLKSLIFDSVYDEYRGVIVYLRIFDGSIKVGDEIYMMKTNRFFRVEEVGVFKPKMVAKDGLSAGEVGYCIANIKSIHDVKVGDTVTHNKERAEEALPGYRAPMPMVYCGVYPADNADFHVLREALERLSLNDSSFTFEPETSQALGFGFRCGFLGLLHMEIVQERLERESNINIVQTAPNVTYEILKTNKEVIKVDNPEKVPPVNEIEEFREPIVRASFVLPTEYVGTIMQFAEGRRGRYKSTEYLSERRAILTYELPLAEIIFDFFDKMKSATRGYGTLDYDFVGYEPADLVKLDILVSGKRVDALSTIVHRKDAETKGRRLVKKLKNEISRHLFEVVLQAAIGSRVIARETIRPIAKNVTAKCYGGDITRKRKLLEKQKEGKRRMKSIGNVEIPQKAFLSVLSVDE from the coding sequence ATGTCTACTGACAGAATTAGAAATTTCTGTATAATTGCGCATATTGACCATGGAAAGTCTACCCTGGCGGACAGATTGTTGGAAAAGACGAATACCATCACATCCAGAGAGTTCCGTAACCAGATGCTGGATGATATGGATCTGGAGCGCGAACGCGGTATTACCATCAAGGCCAGTGCGGTTGCGCTGAAACTGGCGCGGGATGGCAAGGAGTACAACCTCAATTTGATAGATACACCCGGTCATGTGGACTTCAGCTACGAGGTTTCCAGAAGTTTGGGCGCCTGCGAAGGGGCGCTGTTGCTGGTTGATGCCTCACAAGGTGTCGAGGCACAGACAGTTGCCAACGCCTATCTTGCCATGGAACACAATTTGGCCATCATTCCTGTTATTAGCAAGATCGATCTGCCGCAATCCCGACCTTACGATGTACTTACTGAAATGGAAAAAACCCTGGGTATTGACCCGGCAGATGCGTTGATGGTCAGTGCAAAAACCGGAGAAGGTGTCGGTGAAATCTTTGGAGCTATCATCAAGCGGATACCACCGCCGAAAGGCAATCCCCACGCACCGTTAAAATCCCTGATCTTTGATTCGGTCTATGACGAATATCGCGGTGTTATTGTGTATCTGCGTATCTTTGACGGCTCTATTAAGGTGGGTGACGAGATATACATGATGAAGACGAACCGCTTTTTCAGGGTAGAAGAGGTCGGCGTATTCAAGCCAAAAATGGTAGCAAAAGATGGCCTCTCAGCAGGTGAGGTAGGCTACTGTATTGCCAACATTAAATCCATTCATGACGTTAAGGTGGGAGATACGGTTACCCATAATAAGGAACGTGCCGAAGAGGCGTTGCCTGGGTACCGGGCGCCCATGCCCATGGTATACTGTGGTGTCTATCCGGCAGATAATGCCGATTTTCACGTGTTGCGTGAGGCACTGGAACGGTTGAGCCTGAACGATTCGTCATTTACCTTTGAGCCGGAGACTTCACAGGCGCTTGGATTCGGTTTTCGTTGCGGGTTTCTTGGCCTCTTGCACATGGAAATTGTCCAGGAGCGACTGGAACGGGAGAGCAATATCAACATTGTACAGACCGCTCCCAACGTGACCTATGAGATATTGAAAACCAATAAAGAGGTAATTAAGGTCGATAACCCGGAAAAGGTTCCCCCGGTGAATGAAATTGAGGAATTCAGAGAACCAATCGTGCGTGCCAGTTTTGTTTTACCCACAGAATATGTCGGAACTATTATGCAATTCGCAGAAGGTCGCAGGGGAAGATATAAGAGTACCGAATATCTCAGTGAAAGGCGTGCGATACTTACCTATGAGCTGCCGTTAGCTGAAATCATCTTTGATTTTTTTGACAAGATGAAATCCGCCACACGGGGCTATGGAACACTGGATTATGATTTTGTCGGGTATGAGCCTGCGGACCTTGTAAAATTGGATATTCTTGTGTCAGGTAAACGCGTAGATGCCCTTTCAACCATCGTCCACAGGAAAGATGCGGAGACGAAAGGTAGAAGACTGGTTAAAAAACTCAAGAACGAAATTTCACGACACCTCTTCGAGGTAGTTTTACAGGCGGCGATCGGAAGCAGAGTTATTGCAAGGGAAACGATCCGTCCAATTGCAAAAAATGTAACAGCCAAGTGTTATGGTGGCGATATTACACGAAAACGAAAACTTTTGGAAAAACAGAAAGAAGGCAAAAGGCGAATGAAATCTATCGGGAACGTGGAAATCCCACAGAAGGCGTTCTTGTCTGTATTATCCGTTGATGAATGA
- the tnpC gene encoding IS66 family transposase: MTRDEAIAILEMDREDAIQAILILAEKAENYDRLCDKPSPTTPSGMTPPYLKPAGKRKRRPCGRKHGHKGISRKRPEKITAYQTHTLKSCPDCHQPLQNPVRTYKRYIEDIPQIDPVVTEHTVHGSWCSCCRKIVQPTVTDALPNARLGLRLVVFTAWLHYLVGISINNIVKMVSVFFNFHISAGGLTQAWKSLATLLESRYNDIGQKVSASAVLHADETGWRLNGKTHWLWCFTTKTLCYYLITRNRGSPVIEKFLGRLFKGILICDFWGAYNKINALAKQRCFYHLFTELVKVDTYNRSIPWKAFRKKLSRVLKDALRLSEEKNHLSPECFLRLKKRLHYRLEQFLITPYQDKDAQRLIKRLNRHKEELFTFLEHEGVSPYNNHAEQQMRKPVLTRKISQQNRSAQGANTQAILMTLLRSAELQGANPVENLLAIAKNALTVKTPSGLAYKIAC; this comes from the coding sequence ATGACCAGGGATGAAGCCATAGCCATTTTAGAGATGGACAGAGAGGATGCGATTCAGGCCATCCTGATACTGGCCGAGAAAGCAGAGAACTATGACAGACTCTGCGATAAACCGAGTCCAACCACCCCGTCCGGCATGACACCCCCTTATCTCAAGCCCGCAGGCAAAAGGAAAAGACGGCCTTGTGGCAGGAAACACGGACATAAGGGGATTTCCCGGAAACGGCCGGAAAAAATAACTGCCTATCAGACACATACCCTCAAGAGTTGTCCTGATTGCCACCAGCCACTGCAAAATCCGGTAAGAACGTATAAGCGATACATCGAAGATATCCCACAGATTGATCCGGTCGTGACTGAACATACGGTTCATGGTTCCTGGTGTTCTTGTTGTAGAAAGATTGTCCAGCCTACGGTCACAGACGCGTTGCCAAATGCCCGACTCGGATTGCGCCTCGTTGTCTTTACCGCCTGGCTTCATTACTTAGTCGGCATAAGTATAAACAATATCGTAAAGATGGTTTCCGTATTTTTCAACTTTCACATAAGCGCCGGTGGTTTAACCCAGGCTTGGAAGTCCCTTGCAACACTCCTGGAATCACGGTATAACGATATTGGACAAAAAGTCTCCGCAAGTGCCGTTTTACACGCAGATGAAACAGGGTGGCGGTTGAACGGGAAAACCCATTGGTTATGGTGTTTTACCACCAAAACCCTCTGCTACTACCTCATAACACGCAATCGGGGGTCGCCTGTCATAGAAAAGTTCTTAGGCAGACTATTCAAGGGCATCCTGATTTGTGACTTCTGGGGCGCTTATAACAAGATAAACGCACTGGCAAAGCAGCGGTGTTTCTATCATCTGTTCACGGAACTGGTAAAAGTCGACACATACAATCGGTCAATTCCATGGAAAGCTTTCCGGAAAAAACTCTCTCGTGTGCTCAAAGACGCATTGCGGTTATCGGAGGAAAAGAACCATTTGAGTCCAGAATGCTTTCTTCGGTTGAAAAAGAGATTACATTATCGGCTTGAACAGTTTTTGATAACACCCTATCAGGATAAAGACGCACAAAGACTGATCAAACGTCTGAATCGCCATAAAGAGGAACTCTTTACGTTCCTGGAACATGAGGGCGTGAGTCCCTATAATAACCATGCTGAGCAACAGATGCGAAAGCCGGTATTGACTCGAAAGATCTCACAACAAAATCGTTCTGCTCAAGGTGCGAATACCCAGGCTATCCTTATGACATTGCTTCGCTCTGCGGAATTACAAGGTGCTAATCCCGTTGAAAACCTTCTGGCAATTGCCAAAAACGCCCTGACGGTAAAAACGCCTTCTGGGTTGGCCTATAAAATCGCTTGTTAA
- a CDS encoding S26 family signal peptidase — MADRKGQQTNSGVNDKTKKRKSKLRENIESIAIAVALAFAIRYFVVEAFKIPTGSMAPTLLGEHKDVKCPNCSWFFYADRQSESATCPNCQSRISLSAYCDVCNNRIRYNWPAWLWRKGSCPSCKTTVTWSDLSNRVIHGGNRIVVNKFWYKFKDPQRWDVVVFIYPLYDLTCKNCSTQLPDTEWHEGFRCPRCGSTRFSKKTKNYIKRLIGLPGEKLQIVNGDIYINDRIQRKPDSVQDTLWLPVYNSYYLAKETDDPTWITGSGAWKINENSVVLDNMSENNPETSLVTFGRNISDQNGYNNRSGSNEMGDVKIIFDVTLLKGSQCLELVLEKNNNIFTAIIPADDTNAKGRLIKDGNVVLETGIRLQTGSTQKIEFSNVDHVVSLSINKDKVFVFDYDDGMVPDSRPFDTSKIRFGGTRIHGTFENIKIFHDIYYTSLAAGTWGTTEAIQLGEKDYFMLGDNSRNSNDSRVWKFVPEDNLVGKAFFVFWPLDTMKFIK; from the coding sequence ATGGCTGATAGAAAAGGACAACAAACAAACTCCGGAGTGAACGATAAGACAAAAAAGCGGAAAAGCAAATTACGCGAAAATATCGAATCGATAGCCATAGCAGTCGCGCTGGCCTTTGCTATCCGCTATTTTGTGGTGGAGGCATTTAAAATCCCTACTGGCTCGATGGCGCCAACCTTATTGGGTGAGCATAAGGATGTAAAATGTCCGAATTGCAGCTGGTTTTTTTATGCCGACCGTCAGAGTGAAAGCGCTACGTGTCCCAATTGCCAATCCAGGATAAGTCTTTCGGCTTATTGCGATGTTTGCAATAACAGGATCCGTTATAATTGGCCGGCATGGTTATGGAGAAAGGGGTCTTGTCCAAGCTGCAAAACAACAGTCACCTGGTCAGACTTGTCAAACCGGGTAATTCACGGTGGAAACAGGATCGTGGTCAATAAATTCTGGTACAAATTTAAAGATCCGCAACGATGGGATGTCGTAGTGTTTATCTATCCGCTATACGACCTTACCTGTAAAAATTGTTCCACACAACTTCCTGATACGGAATGGCACGAGGGCTTCCGTTGTCCCCGGTGTGGCTCGACAAGATTCTCAAAGAAAACGAAGAATTATATTAAACGTCTCATTGGTTTACCTGGTGAAAAGCTCCAGATCGTCAATGGCGATATTTATATCAACGACAGGATACAAAGAAAACCTGATTCTGTACAGGATACGCTGTGGCTACCGGTTTACAACAGTTATTATCTGGCAAAGGAAACTGACGACCCAACGTGGATAACAGGCAGCGGCGCATGGAAAATTAATGAAAACTCAGTTGTTTTGGATAATATGTCAGAAAATAATCCGGAGACGTCTCTTGTAACGTTTGGGAGAAACATTTCTGACCAAAATGGTTACAATAACAGGTCTGGCAGCAATGAAATGGGTGACGTAAAGATTATCTTTGATGTAACGCTCTTAAAGGGTTCACAATGTTTGGAACTTGTCCTTGAAAAAAACAACAATATATTTACTGCCATTATCCCAGCGGACGATACGAATGCAAAAGGTCGTCTTATAAAAGATGGAAATGTCGTTTTGGAAACAGGTATCCGTTTGCAAACCGGAAGCACACAAAAGATCGAGTTTTCAAACGTAGATCATGTGGTGTCCCTCTCCATAAACAAAGATAAGGTTTTTGTATTTGATTATGATGACGGAATGGTACCTGATTCACGTCCGTTTGATACCAGTAAAATTCGTTTTGGTGGTACCCGCATACATGGGACTTTTGAAAATATTAAGATTTTCCATGATATTTATTACACCAGTCTCGCGGCTGGTACATGGGGTACAACTGAAGCGATCCAGCTGGGTGAGAAGGATTATTTTATGCTCGGAGACAATAGCAGAAACAGTAATGACAGCCGTGTATGGAAGTTCGTGCCGGAAGATAATCTCGTAGGCAAAGCATTCTTTGTATTCTGGCCTCTGGATACGATGAAGTTTATAAAATAG
- a CDS encoding MFS transporter has product MTNNTRVLSPFVALCTVGFFARMSYAMARTPLLPLFALSLGAGPEAIGFVVGASTITGIFFKLPAGTLSDIYGRYRMLFLSVLVFAFTPFLYYLVTSYWQLVSLRFFHGLATSIYGPVAMATIADIAGEKKGERLSIFSSITIIGNLIGAPLGGYILKYLAGNGSNSVHHFHSAYLVCGIIGLISLGFTVKPMTSRRSEIIHIKNPLSEVWRKFFKGIREVISDYRIIITSNMEGIQNLSVGALEAFLPIYAVTVAKLNPFLAGILWGAQVVTTILAKPVMGRISDRYGRKPIIFSGMWICAISLACIPLTQNFYFLILLAAVFGVGEAFVTSSSAAMVADFCKEQNYGAAMGTFGSIFDIGHASGPILAGFLLSHLSYQYSFVIIALLLIVSSFIFTLKVPEKQKEVKL; this is encoded by the coding sequence ATGACAAACAATACCAGAGTATTATCCCCATTCGTTGCCCTTTGCACAGTGGGGTTCTTCGCAAGGATGAGTTATGCTATGGCAAGAACCCCACTCTTGCCCCTCTTTGCGTTATCACTAGGCGCAGGCCCGGAGGCAATTGGGTTTGTCGTTGGCGCTTCTACCATAACAGGGATCTTTTTCAAGTTACCAGCAGGTACACTTTCCGATATTTACGGCAGATACAGGATGCTGTTTCTCAGCGTCCTGGTTTTTGCATTTACCCCTTTTCTTTACTATCTGGTAACAAGTTACTGGCAACTCGTTTCTCTCAGATTCTTCCACGGATTGGCCACATCGATCTATGGACCGGTTGCCATGGCGACAATCGCCGATATTGCCGGGGAGAAAAAGGGGGAAAGGCTCTCGATATTTTCATCTATTACCATTATCGGAAATCTCATTGGTGCGCCGCTCGGCGGATATATCCTCAAGTATCTGGCTGGCAACGGAAGTAATTCTGTACACCATTTTCATAGTGCATATCTCGTCTGTGGGATTATTGGCCTGATTTCTTTGGGTTTTACCGTAAAACCGATGACTTCAAGAAGATCAGAAATCATACACATCAAAAATCCCCTGAGTGAAGTATGGCGGAAGTTCTTTAAAGGCATCAGGGAGGTCATCAGCGACTATCGGATTATCATCACCAGTAACATGGAAGGTATACAAAATCTGTCGGTTGGAGCCCTGGAGGCTTTTTTGCCTATTTATGCCGTTACTGTGGCAAAATTAAATCCATTTCTGGCCGGAATTCTGTGGGGTGCACAGGTAGTTACCACAATCCTTGCAAAACCGGTTATGGGGAGGATCTCCGATCGATACGGGAGAAAGCCTATAATCTTCTCCGGGATGTGGATATGTGCTATTTCTTTGGCGTGTATCCCTTTGACGCAAAACTTTTACTTTTTGATCCTTTTAGCTGCCGTCTTTGGTGTTGGCGAAGCATTTGTGACCTCTTCTTCGGCTGCTATGGTCGCTGATTTCTGTAAGGAACAGAACTATGGCGCTGCCATGGGGACGTTCGGAAGTATCTTTGATATTGGTCATGCCTCGGGCCCTATTTTAGCCGGATTCCTTTTGTCGCATCTGAGTTATCAATATTCGTTTGTTATTATTGCCCTTTTGTTGATAGTATCGTCATTTATTTTTACGCTGAAAGTGCCGGAAAAACAAAAAGAGGTGAAATTATGA
- a CDS encoding Druantia anti-phage system protein DruA, translated as MKPILFHYRSRELHADDIAFIKALTERHFLRGRSYISRELCKSWNWMQPNGKLKEYAARDLLLRLEEQGLVSLPPRIRPKNNLKPKVFDQMPLFVKRTLEGAITEYETPTVQVVRDHQERYLWGYLLHHYHYLGCPRLVGEHIRHIVHIGNQVVACLGWASAAWKVKDRDRFIGWDESTKRIHLHLIASNVRFLIPPWVMIKHLASKVLSLALRRLSHDWKSVYGHPVYLAETFVDTARFQGTCYQAANWIRVGKTQGNAKRGNRYQYHGQPKELYLYPLERNFRRFLAHDQG; from the coding sequence ATGAAGCCTATCCTATTCCACTACCGTTCACGAGAACTGCATGCAGACGATATAGCCTTTATCAAGGCTCTCACTGAGCGTCATTTTCTCAGAGGGCGAAGTTATATTTCCCGTGAACTCTGCAAGAGCTGGAACTGGATGCAGCCCAATGGCAAGTTGAAAGAATACGCAGCACGAGACCTCCTTCTGAGATTGGAAGAGCAGGGATTGGTTTCGCTTCCGCCACGAATACGGCCGAAAAACAATCTCAAACCCAAGGTCTTTGATCAGATGCCCCTTTTCGTCAAAAGAACACTGGAAGGTGCCATCACCGAGTATGAAACCCCGACGGTCCAGGTGGTAAGAGACCATCAAGAGAGGTACCTCTGGGGTTATCTCCTTCATCACTACCACTACCTCGGATGTCCCCGGCTTGTTGGCGAACACATCAGGCACATCGTACATATCGGCAACCAGGTCGTTGCCTGTCTTGGATGGGCAAGTGCCGCATGGAAGGTCAAAGACCGTGATCGTTTCATCGGATGGGATGAGTCTACCAAACGGATACACTTGCATTTGATTGCAAGTAACGTGCGATTTCTCATTCCACCCTGGGTTATGATCAAACACCTTGCATCCAAGGTATTATCCCTCGCCCTGAGGCGTTTGTCACATGACTGGAAATCCGTCTATGGCCATCCCGTGTATTTGGCTGAAACCTTTGTTGATACCGCACGGTTTCAAGGCACCTGCTACCAGGCAGCCAATTGGATTCGTGTTGGGAAAACCCAAGGGAATGCAAAACGGGGCAATCGCTATCAGTATCATGGACAGCCTAAGGAACTCTACCTCTATCCTCTTGAGAGAAACTTCCGGAGGTTTCTTGCTCATGACCAGGGATGA
- a CDS encoding ABC transporter ATP-binding protein gives MVFQDLALWPHMTVYQNIEFGLKTIGLTRTERQKRIEAVLGKVNMQKYANEYPARLSGGQQQLIAIARSIVTEPKLLLMDEPLSNIDVQLRDDIRKELKRIQQETEITTVYVTHDQEDAFLLADKIAVMNAGVVEQIASPEEIYFSPGSLFMANFIGESNTIRVRIVDRDKVVTP, from the coding sequence ATGGTGTTTCAAGACCTCGCCCTCTGGCCGCATATGACGGTATATCAAAACATAGAGTTTGGATTAAAGACAATTGGGCTTACAAGAACTGAGAGACAAAAGAGGATTGAGGCTGTTCTTGGCAAGGTCAATATGCAAAAATATGCCAACGAGTACCCTGCAAGACTTTCAGGAGGACAACAACAGCTCATTGCCATTGCAAGGTCTATTGTTACAGAACCAAAGTTACTCCTCATGGACGAGCCCTTATCGAATATTGATGTGCAATTGCGTGATGATATTAGAAAGGAATTAAAACGTATTCAGCAGGAGACGGAGATTACCACAGTTTATGTAACTCACGACCAGGAAGATGCATTTCTGTTAGCAGATAAGATAGCCGTAATGAATGCAGGAGTAGTGGAGCAGATCGCTAGTCCCGAGGAGATTTATTTTTCTCCGGGATCACTTTTCATGGCTAATTTTATCGGAGAATCGAATACTATACGGGTAAGAATAGTAGACAGGGATAAAGTAGTAACCCCATGA
- a CDS encoding ROK family protein → MGNYIIGIDLGGTNLKAGIVDTDGKILHRLSTKTNSHADSQIISNQILLLIAEIIQGARIKESDMIGVGLGSPGLVDKRGETVLFSPNLPRWRNIPIKRIVAERFSKPCVLENDANAAAWGEKWAGAGKEVRSLVMLTLGTGIGGGIVIDNKLWRGASNVAAEIGHMVIQMDGPQCNCGNRGCVEVYASATGMVRRFKEVLKSGKFSSLKISDEITARMISDAAFQGDRASLDIIEETGRYLGIALINIMHILNPEMIVLAGGMIGSGELLMNPIRQVTQRGAFEASYKDTKIVFSQLGNDAGIIGAAGCLLTELEISV, encoded by the coding sequence TTGGGTAACTATATAATCGGTATAGACCTGGGCGGTACGAATCTAAAGGCAGGTATCGTTGATACGGATGGGAAAATCCTTCATCGCCTTTCCACAAAAACCAATTCTCATGCCGATTCGCAGATCATATCTAATCAAATCCTTTTGCTGATTGCTGAAATCATACAGGGTGCTCGTATAAAAGAATCTGATATGATTGGTGTTGGGCTGGGATCGCCAGGCCTTGTCGATAAAAGAGGCGAAACGGTCCTCTTTTCTCCCAATCTGCCACGCTGGCGGAATATCCCTATCAAACGCATAGTAGCAGAACGGTTTTCTAAACCCTGTGTATTGGAAAACGATGCCAATGCAGCTGCATGGGGAGAGAAGTGGGCAGGGGCGGGGAAGGAAGTTCGTTCCCTGGTGATGCTAACCCTGGGCACAGGGATTGGGGGCGGTATTGTTATTGATAATAAGTTATGGCGGGGCGCCAGTAATGTGGCAGCGGAGATTGGTCACATGGTAATTCAGATGGATGGCCCTCAATGCAATTGCGGCAATCGTGGATGTGTTGAAGTATATGCATCGGCTACAGGCATGGTACGACGTTTTAAAGAGGTGTTAAAGAGCGGTAAATTTTCGTCATTAAAAATTTCTGATGAAATTACGGCAAGGATGATCAGCGATGCTGCCTTTCAGGGCGACAGGGCGTCGTTAGATATTATTGAAGAGACGGGGCGTTACCTTGGTATTGCCCTTATTAATATTATGCATATATTAAATCCGGAGATGATTGTGTTGGCAGGCGGTATGATTGGTTCCGGGGAATTATTGATGAATCCCATAAGACAGGTCACTCAGCGGGGGGCCTTCGAGGCATCATATAAAGATACGAAAATCGTGTTTTCGCAGCTTGGCAACGATGCGGGGATTATAGGAGCGGCAGGATGTCTACTGACAGAATTAGAAATTTCTGTATAA